A stretch of DNA from Oreochromis aureus strain Israel breed Guangdong linkage group 10, ZZ_aureus, whole genome shotgun sequence:
CCCACTACACCAAGGGTCTCAAGCTTAAATGAGCCGTTGGCCACTGCTGGAGCTGTCACTTTACTGTTCAattagaacaaaaacaaaacaaacaaacaagaaaacacccacaaatagTTCCTAAAATGtggtgtttgtctgtttttttaaatataacaagacaaaactgcaaacatgaACGCTGATTCTTTTCCTCCCTcctaactgaagcctttcattgacctaccaaataaacacactggtaCTCTCTTTCTGGTCagacattcaaaagggctgttGGGGGTGGGTTGGGGggtaatatatatacatatatatatatacaaaaaaaactttaattttacagtgtttatttatcagataaaataagttaaatgtcaccgttATTACTGTCTGGCTGGAAACagcgggggtgtccaaattcagaggctgcatcctcctgaggacccagccTTTGCAGTCTAATTGGCCAGGTCCACTGTTCCCCTGTGTGTGAGTTTGGACCTTTCTGGCTTACTTTGCaggctgtgtgtttttctatattttcacTTTCCTCATTTGTTCTTTTCCAGTCATCACTGCCATCTGTTTACATGTTCCTATAATTGCTTTCGTTTTCTTCGTTTAATCAGCAATAGTTTTTGGTTCCATCTCCTTTGTATCACACAtcaagagaaataaaaatgactgtGTGTTTGACTTTATTCAGGGTTATAAAAATTCACCAGAACTGTAAAAAGTGTTGGACAtttggacctggtttaaatTTAGTAGTTTTAACCAAAGATTTGAACCATTAttttaaccctataaaacctgaACCATGACATAATTGGTAGAATTTTTTAATGGTGTGTCTCTTCAACTTTGtgacagaattttaaaaaagatacaATTCATACATTGTATGAAGTTCGATACgtgctgaaaacaaaacaaaattacttTTGAGTCTTTTTAACAAGTATGTTCTAATAAAACTTGGAAATAAGAGCTAAGTGTGGCAGCATTGTCTTCCATCTTCCATCTCATTGTTGAATAAAAGAGTCTACAAAACTCATTAGTCTTTCAAAAAGGGAGAAGTCTATAAACACAGAGTTGTTCGCTCATTTTATTTCACCTTTtgacaaaaaaacacaccatgataaaaaaaacaaacacgtgAACTCATCTGCTTGTAAAAATGCTTGCTAATTTTTGCTGCATATGCagtacaacaaacacaaaacaaaacaaatacaatctGAAAACTATTCAGCTAGAAAATGCAAATCTGtgacatgatcattaatattGAACCAGTTAAAACTGATTTCAATTTAATTCGCATCTAGTCCCATAAATATAGGAAGTACTGCATAAACTGAAAACCCAATTACTTTTTACTCTGTTTattatactgtttttttttttaaaaaaaagagtggcTATGctaagattaaaaaaagcaaacacatgATCTTACATGCTTCTAATGTTTACCTTAATTTCATATTACATATACATTATaagaaagacacaaaaaacagaagaaaactgttcaacaaaaaaagaaagaccagTCAAAGATGAGGCCTAGACTTCTAGACTTTGTGTGTAAATAGTGTAACAGTGTAAATAAcctatataatatatattacacAGCCTAAACtaaaagaaatgtgaactaAATTTCTATCATGGTGTAAAATATATTAGAAAATTTATTGTAATTTGTTGTATTTGATTCTCTTTATGCACACAAAGAGATTCAAAACACTGAACTGTGTTCCCTCAATATATTCTGGATGCAAAAGTAAAAACTTCAGTAAAGTTAAACACTTGTACTGCAAACATTGCTGCTTATTTGAATCACGTTACTTTCCTAATTTACAGAAGTATGAtgtgatttctgctgcaatacAATTTTCCTAAGCGTACAAATAAAATATCTAATTTGTTGTTGTACTCAGGGGGCACACAGGAGGTGAAACTTTGAAAAcccctttttcttgttttcaataGCGGGTTGTATATTTAAATGTAGGACTTACACAGCACGATGGTTGGAGTACCTAACCTCACAGTCAGTGTCATTCATACGAGGACGGGAGCTGCAGAGGAGAGGTCCTCCCAAGAACAGCAGTCCTGCAGAGCCCCAGCCGATGTAAAGCGATGAGCCCAGCTCCCTCCTCTGAGCACTGATTAAAATTGGGTTGTAGAACTCGTGAATGATAATGTGGGCTGTCCAAGACACTGGGATTAGGAGCAAGACACCTGCAATGATGACGATAACCCCAGAAGCTATAGTCACTTTGCTATTTTGTCTTTGATCCATCCTACAGTTACTGCAGCTGTACCCAATTACACCAAACAGGATCCCAAAGAACCCTAACAGGATGGCGATGACGACGAGTGCTCTGCTAGTCTGCAGAGCACGAGGTAAGGCCAACATTGAATCATAGACCTTACACTGCATCTGGCCCGTACTCTGGATCACACAACTCATCCACAAGCCTTCCTGGATTATCTGAGCTGTGACGATGTTGGCACCAATGAAGGCTGTCACTCTCCACATGGGGAGCACACAGGTAATGATGCTCCCCAAAACGCCGATGATAGCCAAGACCAAACCCGGAAGCTTACAGTCAGCCATTGTGATGAGCTCTGCTGATCTCGTCAAAGAGGAAAGATGGTGTGTTCTTGAGAGCTGCAGTAATTTATCTGCATGAAAGCAGTCAGGCAGGAAGTGGTTTTAGGTGCTTGTGCGCTGCTGCATGGAAAGTTACATATAAAGAACCCCACCCTTTCATACAGAAAATCTGCATAttagcagatttttttaaaaattcatttgaaAAAGACATGAAATTGTTTCTTGGATGACGCACACTTTTCAAGAAATCtgtgaaatggtaaatggaccaATTCTTCTTTTCTCCGTTCccagagcactcaaagcgcttcaGACAACATGCCTCTTTtactcattcacacaagcacctTTTTCTGtccttaagtgctttctaacagTCACACACATCCAGTAGTGGTTTTGATACGGAAAGCAACTTGGGGGCGGTTGCCCGTGGCGGCATCAATATTGGGgaggcatcacgggcatcgccaaatcaaaaaaaaaataatgaaaataaaaataaaattgctcgtactcaagTTGCAGGGAGGGGACGTCATGCCAGcacatattgggaatgtcataggcaccgatcggttttctatcgcccatttgctgggagtcgggcgccctccgtttgcgaggtgcgcctgctggttGGAGCacagggaggaggagggagggcgGCTGGGGGTtgttctctggctggctggagcagcgtcAATAatcaactcgcaaaataaagaaaataaaacaaacaaacacgaaaacaccagacatcatgatacagacttataatttgcaccgatgttttttcgaaattcatTTGAAAAGTGAGCGctgagagccctcggtgcgcctgctcgctgctgaagtcaaagtaaactttattgtcatctccgctacagtACAGTCCAGTATGCAGCTaaagacgagacgacgaggctcctgttacagcagtgcaagtaaacaaacaataaatataagaagagttagaaaataaatatacactttaggactaggggtaaagggatcaataacaatgtaaaatttataatttacagtttgatgatctaaagtctcacacacaacccgtcgaaagggggtgggggggctgcttccaaatagagcacatttcattcataatgttgtaaatccaagcccattatgcattcatgatttgaatcctgggttgtgcgaaatcccagaaaaaaacccctagacaaagtgaatctgtgaactaaggtgtaggtctgttaggttatgttgtggtgatcttCGGGTTGGGgaatgggtgttcatactggagtgcaaaattaaaacaagtggaagatggacaagaaaagttcaaagccatcaggtgctcagtttagaaaaaagagaaaagaagaggaggagaaacgtgCAAAAGAtacagcagatgtgtcattggataatggcaggtcatcgtgaaacaatcagaatactttattaatccctaaggaaattatatgggttacagttgctccaagaagaaatagtaaaaatagtaacagactaaactccaaacaatacattatgttacagattttaattaGCCAATCAATtaattgtcaattgttgatttgtcctgttctcattgtatgacgaattatgatggctgtttggtagccgtttgcatactatgcatactctctctctctcttcatgtgtgtgtgtgtgtgtgtttctctggtgaaattcagtatggttccgacaacagttttatgttaatgtacaatccttaatatgttttatgtgtgtgtgtgtgtgtgtgtgtgtgtgtgtgtgtgtgtttctgtatttttatgtatatatttggcatgcagccagagATTAAACCACCAAGGTTCCAATCAAAGCTTGTGGTGGAGGTTTGGTCCCCGTCTCAACTGCAGGTGAGGGAtggtgcagtgagctcaaggTGCAGTGCCAGGGAAGGTGGAGGGACAGATGGCCTATTGAGGTTTTTCCTTTTGTGACCAAGTGGTCGGCGGGGTTagataaaaactaataaaaacaacaacgtCACCTAGGGGACTTCCACCCTCAGGAAAtatttcagaaaaataaataaataaataaaagcaaataaaagaggCCGCACAGATTCAAGGATGCGCACCGAGGCAGGTTGGCTCCAATattaatacagttttatttatagttaaaaaaataaataataaaatattagaaaacGAAACGTAGCGTCGTAGTTGACAGTGTCCtaaaagtacaataaaacaatcatgGAACTTGAACTTACCAGCAGCCGTGGacccaaaagaaaaatcacacaaaaagaaaGGATAAATGTAACCTTAGCCTCCTGTAATTGTGAATGCtaataaaaaaatagttttaacaACAACCCCAGGACCAGAGGTGCTATACTGCACTGGTGAAGATAACTCAGCAGACTCACTCTCCTAACGCTGGAGTGAAACTGAACCGCCACAGGAAACTATATTATTCCAAATGAGACCAATCGGAGGTTAGCGAGAGCCTACCTGTGGTCATAAGCGATCTGCTCACTTGCTGATCGATCTGATGAAACTATTGTGCCAGCATTCACTGCTGCTTTTGTCATGACGCACGGGAGGAACAATCCAGGAGAACACAATTTTAACTATTACCTACGGACTGACGCCACCCTGCAATCAATATGCAGGTGGGTTCCCAATGAACCTATTCTTCCTCAGTCCGAAGCAGCGCGGGAGAGAGTGAGGCAGGTAGAGCAAGTgttggagagagagaaaaagagaatggCGAGTAGCCCATCCGGCTACACTTTCTTATAGTGAGGTGGAAGAACAGAAGAGAGCAGTGTGTGGAGCCAAATGCAAAGTTGGCTGTCATTGTATGCATAACCAAGGAAGTTGTATATGTGCAAAATCAACAAAGAATCTTAGGTCGATCGCAAAGAGCATCGTGTTGGGTCATTTACACAGCTAAAGCCGAAGTTATCAAACTTGTTGATCATTGTGAACACATTTGAACATCAATGCTGATTCTCCATATCACAGTCATAAGTTATATTTATAAGTCTTACAAATATTACTCTATTACATAATCGTAATGACTCAGGATCTAGTTACATGTTAaggaatcaaatcaaataataaGACTGGAAAAGATTAATACATTATGAATTTGCTAATTGCATTCTTGTTTTTAAGGCTTTTAAATAATGCATGCTGTCATAATCATGGGGTTTTGGCACAGCGTTTTCAGTTTTGGactttcagtttctgtttattATTCTCTGTTTGACTtggtgtgttgttgttttttcagttttgaataTTTGCTTTGCTTACGTTGAGTTTTCATTCATATTTGGCAGAGGTGgtaaaagtacagacattctgtaATTAAGTAGAAATACACATACTAGTGTTGAAAAATACTCAAGTAAACATtaaagtactgattcaactttttttaaacaagtaaAGGTGAAAATGCACAGGCTCTGAACTGCTCCCAGAGTTAGAAAGTAAAATTAACTCTTTGTTTCTATCAGCTGATTTgatgcaaagctaactgaacaGTGTGCTACATTAAAGTAATGACAAAATAATATTGGTAGAAAggaataaaaactttatttcagtctaaattttaattctaataaatgtactcagcttgaatcagaagaaaaagaaggaaaatcaaATTCATCTCTACTTTCTGCTGCTCACATTCTAGAGGGGGACTTTGCCCCTAAACAGGAAGATGAGTATGAAAGGGGTTAAAGTGGATTTAGTTGGTGGAGGAACCCTAAAATCAGCTTTAATGGTTTGGGTTTGTGGTCACAAATTTTGAAACCAATATGATAACCCTATTAACAAAATGATGTGGAGGTCAGCTTTTCAGaaccaattaaaatcaaatcactCAAAAAGATCATCTGTAAACAGGAATTCTTGGAAAGAGTTCAATACACagaatcatatgaacagcaaaatgtcattttacagcaaaataatgaaagcaaagcaaagcaaacccCAGGGTGAAGAGCCTATAAGCACAAACAACAAAGACACACGAAATGAcagtttgggaaaaaaaataagcagCAGCAGCGGGCATCTCGACCCTCCTCTTTACATTGGGTCAATGACCCTTCTCCTGCTGTTGggtattttattcattttccttgttttttacATGATCCGCATTAAATTTAAACTAATACGTATTTCTACAGGTGTCAACATTAGGAGAATTATCAGATATAATATATTTGTCAATGCTTTTAGGAATCAGTTGTCAGTttgcactttgtttttcttaaatctCTGACACTTGTGTTAGATAACTTTTGGTACTACTACATAACTCTCTGAGAATGTTCCCAACACCAATCATTTTAATTGGGAAATTTGACAGTTTTAAGGCCAAAGTCAGATATCAAACATACTGCGGATAGAAAACATTAATCCTCCTGACAGCTTTCCAGGTTTGCTGAGGGTGTGGCTACTATATCCGTTAAAGAAGGGTTTTTCACAACTTTGGCAACTGGAGACAGGCAAAAAGTGTCCCAGGTGCACTCTAAGCGGGCAAAATTTACTTACTTTATGGGTTAGAGATGGGTGGTTCACCACCTTCTGGCATGGATGAGGCTTTCAGGTGCAGCTTAGTGGGGCCAAGTTTATTAAACCGTTTGTTTGGACTAGTTACCACCGGCCAAAATACAATCAAAGGT
This window harbors:
- the LOC116325794 gene encoding claudin-4-like isoform X2 yields the protein MADCKLPGLVLAIIGVLGSIITCVLPMWRVTAFIGANIVTAQIIQEGLWMSCVIQSTGQMQCKVYDSMLALPRALQTSRALVVIAILLGFFGILFGVIGYSCSNCRMDQRQNSKVTIASGVIVIIAGVLLLIPVSWTAHIIIHEFYNPILISAQRRELGSSLYIGWGSAGLLFLGGPLLCSSRPRMNDTDCEVRYSNHRAV
- the LOC116325794 gene encoding claudin-4-like isoform X1; its protein translation is MADCKLPGLVLAIIGVLGSIITCVLPMWRVTAFIGANIVTAQIIQEGLWMSCVIQSTGQMQCKVYDSMLALPRALQTSRALVVIAILLGFFGILFGVIGYSCSNCRMDQRQNSKVTIASGVIVIIAGVLLLIPVSWTAHIIIHEFYNPILISAQRRELGSSLYIGWGSAGLLFLGGPLLCSSRPPKKNRKYT